From the genome of Cyanobacteriota bacterium:
TGTTCCCTGGCTTCTAAGTAGCCTAGACTCAAAGCAAGGGCTTGACGACAGCAGGGATCAAGGCTATCGACCACAGGTGGTTCTAGCAACGTCAAGAGTAAATTGGTAGCAGCAGGTACTAGATTTGAATGCTCTATTTGCCCAAGGCTGGTGATAATAGTCTGGGCAAGGCCTGGAGTACTGACAAAGTTATGTAGTGCTCGCTGCAAGTAGTCTAATGCTGTAGGGGTTGGTATCCAACTAAGGGCAAGGAAACTATAACGCTGGAGGTCGGGTGGGGTAGTGGTTGCTGTCAACAATTGATAGATGCTAGCACAGGCACGATCAGTACCCACTCGCCCCAGAGCTAGTACCGTTTGAGTACAAACCTCTAGGTTGATGTCCCAGAGATAGGGGTGCAACATGGTTGCCAGTTCATCTAGGGTATAAACTGCCTGGTTAAAGTCACCCTGGTGTATGCGAGCTGCCACTAGCCCTAGACCAAGAACAGCTTCACAGCGAACCTTAGCAGCGCTATCGCCAAGGGCGGCGGCAAGCACAGGTGGAATGCGGGGATCAGTGTGGTTACTGAGGGCAGCGATTGCAGTAGCGCGAACA
Proteins encoded in this window:
- a CDS encoding HEAT repeat domain-containing protein yields the protein MVDPVATAPLEPTCLELSDALAVLVDGSFHDRWDVAKVIPRWGTAAIEPLLDLLHEQDPELSWFIARILGQLHHPAAADALIGLLQSDDPEVSGSAAEALGAMGDMAIASLVPQLHQSETRALAVQSLALIPHAAVVDPLLDVVTDADSDVRATAIAALSNHTDPRIPPVLAAALGDSAAKVRCEAVLGLGLVAARIHQGDFNQAVYTLDELATMLHPYLWDINLEVCTQTVLALGRVGTDRACASIYQLLTATTTPPDLQRYSFLALSWIPTPTALDYLQRALHNFVSTPGLAQTIITSLGQIEHSNLVPAATNLLLTLLEPPVVDSLDPCCRQALALSLGYLEAREHHPLIIPALQQLSEDSDASVRLHAIAALKTIAADA